A single Arachidicoccus sp. BS20 DNA region contains:
- a CDS encoding aldo/keto reductase: MATKIKLDNTDLEVARINLGGNVFGWTLDEEKSFEILDAFVDAGFNFIDTADIYSHWAHGGTGGQSENIIGKWLKARNNRDKIVIATKVGGASGTHGADTTKQHILKTVDESLQRLQTDYIDLYYTHFDDEKTPVEETLSAYDEIVKAGKVRYIAASNVSPKRLVESFEASEKNNFVKYVALQPHYNLLERTNYETEYLPLVEKYGLTVFPYWSLAAGFLSGKYRSEADLRKSVRGGGVAKYLNEKGFAVLNALDKISAKHNTTQATVALAWLLAQPRIGAPIASATSQSQLATLFAATELNLDAEDLTLLNEASK; this comes from the coding sequence ATGGCGACAAAAATAAAATTAGATAATACAGATTTAGAAGTTGCCCGCATCAATCTCGGCGGTAATGTTTTCGGTTGGACGTTGGACGAAGAAAAATCCTTTGAAATCCTCGATGCCTTTGTGGACGCAGGTTTCAACTTCATCGACACGGCAGATATTTATTCGCATTGGGCGCATGGCGGTACCGGCGGACAGTCGGAAAACATTATCGGAAAATGGCTGAAAGCAAGAAACAACCGTGATAAAATCGTGATTGCAACCAAAGTGGGCGGCGCATCAGGCACGCATGGAGCGGACACGACAAAGCAACACATTCTCAAAACGGTTGATGAAAGTTTGCAACGTTTGCAAACCGATTATATCGATTTGTATTACACACATTTCGATGACGAAAAAACACCTGTTGAAGAAACTTTATCGGCTTACGACGAAATTGTAAAAGCCGGGAAAGTACGCTATATCGCGGCTTCCAATGTTTCGCCTAAAAGATTAGTTGAGTCTTTTGAAGCTTCGGAGAAAAACAATTTTGTAAAATATGTTGCGCTGCAACCGCATTACAATTTGTTGGAAAGAACAAACTATGAAACCGAGTATTTGCCTTTAGTAGAAAAATACGGCTTAACTGTTTTTCCGTATTGGTCTTTAGCCGCAGGGTTTCTCTCGGGAAAATACCGCAGCGAAGCCGATTTGAGAAAAAGCGTTCGCGGCGGCGGCGTTGCAAAATACCTGAACGAAAAAGGCTTTGCCGTTTTAAATGCTTTGGATAAAATTTCTGCAAAGCACAATACGACACAGGCAACCGTTGCATTGGCGTGGCTCTTGGCGCAGCCACGCATTGGCGCTCCTATCGCAAGTGCAACAAGTCAAAGTCAGTTGGCAACATTGTTCGCTGCGACAGAATTGAATTTGGATGCAGAAGATTTGACATTGCTGAATGAGGCAAGTAAATAA
- the porY gene encoding sensor histidine kinase codes for MKLINKISIRFLGVVLLLTPVCVIISYNSIRNKIDNTQIARMKTMNDNVAQLLKEGKISDNYTLGKPIQITKLNSSLPSQKVEIINGSRNQKDVDKKGCLLTVNSFYNINGSTYKITSYNYTTNESQIFWGMMYGMTWKLLLIIIAIIIMARIMSKKMFAPFRESIHTLSSFNLKNRQKIQLPKSNIKELQELNSFIQNMTNKAVEDYNRAREFSENASHELQTPLAVMRTKMELLAETNITEEQAALIADMQNAIEKLSSINRSLVLLSKLDNHEFSTQEQIKFCRITRSVLSMYEDWISLKELCVSTKLDSNIILNIHPSLAEILVANLVSNAIRHNIDGGKLDIVLTNKMLRICNTGEPLDIPHDDIFRRFKKGNQSSDGIGLGLSIVQQICNKTNFFVNYNYINQQHTFSVYFDKNYREENVVISEEKTVAAEA; via the coding sequence ATGAAGCTCATCAACAAAATATCTATCCGCTTTCTCGGCGTTGTGCTCCTGCTCACGCCCGTGTGTGTTATTATCTCATACAACAGCATCCGTAACAAAATAGACAATACGCAAATTGCACGCATGAAAACCATGAATGACAATGTTGCACAATTGCTGAAAGAAGGAAAAATCTCCGACAATTATACCTTGGGAAAACCTATTCAAATCACAAAATTAAATTCTTCGCTGCCTTCTCAAAAAGTTGAAATCATTAACGGCTCTCGCAACCAAAAAGACGTTGATAAAAAAGGATGCCTGCTTACCGTAAATTCTTTCTACAATATCAACGGGTCCACATACAAAATTACTTCCTACAATTATACGACCAACGAAAGTCAAATCTTTTGGGGAATGATGTACGGAATGACATGGAAACTCCTGCTCATCATTATTGCAATAATTATAATGGCGAGAATAATGTCTAAAAAAATGTTCGCACCCTTCCGAGAATCCATTCACACACTGAGCAGTTTCAATTTAAAAAACAGGCAGAAAATACAATTGCCCAAATCCAATATCAAAGAGCTTCAGGAGCTAAATTCTTTTATACAAAACATGACCAATAAAGCTGTTGAAGATTATAACCGCGCAAGAGAATTTAGTGAAAATGCCTCGCATGAACTGCAAACGCCATTAGCTGTAATGCGCACAAAAATGGAATTGCTTGCAGAAACAAATATTACAGAAGAGCAAGCCGCACTTATTGCGGATATGCAAAATGCGATTGAGAAATTATCCAGTATCAATCGTTCTTTGGTATTGCTTTCAAAGTTGGACAATCATGAATTCAGTACACAGGAACAAATAAAATTTTGCAGAATTACGCGCAGCGTTTTGAGTATGTATGAAGACTGGATTTCGTTGAAAGAACTGTGTGTCTCCACAAAACTTGACTCGAACATTATTTTAAACATTCATCCTTCGCTTGCAGAAATTTTGGTGGCAAATCTCGTGAGCAATGCCATCCGTCACAATATTGACGGAGGCAAGCTGGACATTGTGCTTACCAATAAAATGTTGCGCATCTGCAATACCGGCGAACCTTTAGACATTCCGCACGACGATATATTCCGCCGCTTCAAAAAAGGCAATCAAAGCAGCGATGGCATAGGACTTGGATTGTCGATTGTACAACAAATTTGCAATAAAACTAACTTCTTCGTTAATTACAATTACATCAATCAGCAACATACTTTCAGTGTGTATTTCGATAAAAATTATAGGGAAGAAAACGTTGTAATTTCCGAAGAAAAAACTGTTGCGGCGGAAGCATGA
- a CDS encoding response regulator transcription factor: MKILIVEDNKELASSMFTYLSEEKYVCECVFDVESAKEKLSLFTYDFILLDIMLPDGNGLHLLKFIKDENIASSVLIISAQDSLNNKIQGLEEGADDYITKPFYLPELHARLRAIFRRKNLNGSHIISFNEIILDTDKVEAKVNSVVLDITRKEFDLLLYFLVNKNRVLSRQAIATHLWGDYTDNLSNFDFVYQHVKNLRKKISAANGNDYIETVYGLGYKFKS, translated from the coding sequence ATGAAAATTCTTATTGTAGAAGACAACAAAGAATTGGCAAGTAGTATGTTTACTTACCTTAGTGAGGAAAAGTATGTGTGTGAATGTGTATTTGATGTCGAAAGCGCCAAAGAAAAGCTCTCACTTTTTACCTATGATTTTATTCTGCTTGATATTATGCTGCCCGACGGCAACGGATTGCATTTGTTGAAATTTATCAAAGACGAAAATATCGCAAGCAGCGTATTGATTATTTCCGCACAGGATTCTTTGAATAATAAAATTCAGGGTCTCGAAGAAGGTGCGGATGATTATATCACGAAGCCATTTTATCTGCCCGAACTGCACGCAAGGCTGCGCGCCATTTTCAGAAGAAAAAACCTGAATGGCTCTCACATAATTTCCTTCAATGAAATTATTTTAGACACCGATAAAGTCGAGGCAAAAGTCAATTCCGTAGTGTTGGATATTACGCGAAAGGAGTTTGACCTGCTGTTATATTTCCTGGTCAATAAAAACCGTGTGCTTTCACGCCAGGCTATTGCGACACATCTTTGGGGCGACTATACCGATAATCTTTCTAACTTTGACTTCGTTTATCAGCATGTAAAAAACCTGCGAAAAAAAATAAGCGCCGCCAATGGCAACGATTATATTGAAACGGTTTATGGTTTAGGTTACAAATTCAAATCGTAA
- a CDS encoding TolC family protein: MIIKKCFITCLLFGSAYFSHAQQILTLRDAIDLAVKNYPSIKAKNAYAKASQSLVDESKREALPNVNFSAQQYYGTVNGQYAPAYGFGGLGAASSGPTFDKQNWNSAFGSLYLANVNWDFFSFGKYKEKTKVAQSVANIDSKDYQQEIFQQQVKVSGAYLNLVAAHQLVYDYEQNLARTDSVRQLVIRRAVTGLVAGVDSSQANAQYSSAKITLIQAIDNEEQQKHNLSLLLGVDTSTFEVDTTFISKLPQLQVEDYSVDSANHPILQYYKSRIAASEEQTKYLKSQYYPTFSLVGVLQTKGSGFGNDYANNPSDYTHNYWDGVKPARGNYLLGIGVTWNITQPFRLSKSVAAQKWQSEGLQQEYNLASEQINTQLKIAKDKMTNALTIYNEVPYQITAAQDEYTRANTLYKNGLTNMVNVTQASYDLINAETNKDIANNNIWQALLLKAAAAGDFGVFEGQL, encoded by the coding sequence ATGATTATTAAAAAATGTTTCATCACTTGCTTATTATTTGGTTCTGCATATTTTTCTCATGCCCAACAAATACTCACGCTGCGCGATGCAATTGATTTGGCAGTAAAAAATTATCCATCCATCAAAGCAAAAAATGCGTATGCAAAAGCTTCGCAAAGTTTGGTAGATGAATCTAAGAGAGAAGCATTGCCCAATGTTAATTTCAGCGCACAACAATATTACGGGACAGTCAACGGGCAATACGCGCCGGCGTATGGTTTCGGTGGTTTGGGTGCAGCTTCTTCGGGCCCGACTTTTGATAAACAAAACTGGAACTCGGCATTCGGTTCGTTGTATCTCGCCAATGTGAATTGGGATTTCTTTTCTTTCGGCAAATACAAAGAAAAAACCAAAGTAGCACAGTCTGTTGCCAATATAGATTCCAAAGATTATCAACAAGAAATTTTTCAACAGCAGGTAAAAGTTTCCGGCGCCTATCTCAATCTGGTGGCGGCGCATCAGTTGGTATATGATTATGAACAAAACCTCGCGCGCACCGATTCTGTAAGGCAACTCGTTATTCGCAGAGCCGTAACCGGCTTGGTTGCCGGCGTAGATTCTTCGCAGGCAAATGCGCAATATTCAAGCGCCAAAATCACGCTGATACAAGCTATTGATAATGAAGAACAGCAAAAGCACAATCTAAGTTTGTTGCTTGGCGTAGATACAAGTACGTTTGAGGTTGATACGACTTTTATTTCAAAATTGCCGCAATTGCAGGTTGAGGATTATTCGGTTGATTCTGCAAATCATCCCATACTTCAATATTACAAAAGCCGCATTGCAGCAAGCGAAGAACAAACAAAATATTTGAAGTCGCAATATTACCCTACGTTTTCTCTGGTGGGTGTGTTGCAAACAAAAGGTTCGGGCTTCGGCAATGACTATGCAAACAATCCAAGCGATTATACACACAATTATTGGGACGGCGTGAAACCCGCGCGCGGCAACTATTTGCTCGGCATCGGTGTTACGTGGAATATTACGCAGCCGTTCAGATTGTCCAAATCCGTAGCTGCGCAAAAATGGCAAAGCGAAGGTTTGCAGCAGGAATACAATCTGGCAAGCGAACAAATAAATACGCAATTGAAAATTGCCAAAGATAAAATGACCAACGCTTTGACAATTTATAACGAAGTACCTTACCAGATAACGGCTGCGCAAGATGAATACACCCGTGCAAATACTTTGTACAAAAACGGTTTGACGAATATGGTTAATGTAACGCAAGCGTCTTACGATTTAATCAATGCAGAAACAAATAAGGATATTGCCAACAACAACATTTGGCAGGCGCTTTTGCTGAAAGCTGCAGCGGCAGGGGATTTCGGCGTGTTTGAAGGACAGCTATAA